TGCTTTCAATCTTCCTTTTCTTCATTCTCTCATTGGGCTTTACGCTTTATTGGAAGGATGCATTTAAATTGGATACAGGGAACTTTGCCCGGATTGGCCTATATGAATTGATATTGGCTGCGATCATCGTAATTGGCTCGATCGCCATTCTGTTTGCAAGATCCCGTTTAACTTCCATTATCATCTTAGGAGCGGTCGGTTATACGATTTCCTTATTTTTCGTTTTGCTGCGGGCACCAGATTTAGCCCTGACCCAACTAGTCATCGAAACGATTTCGGTATCCCTGTTTTTGCTCTGTTTCTTCCACCTTCCATTAATGGCAAGCAGAAAGGAAGAACGGATGACATTCAAGTTGAATAACGCGTTGATATCCATTGGTGTAGGAGTCATCGTGACATTGATTGCCTTATCGGCACATAGCAATAAACTATTTGATTCCATATCAAATTACTATCTTGAAAATGCTTATAAGGAAGCAGGCGGAAAAAACGTCGTGAACGTCATTCTCGTTGACTTCCGCGGACTTGATACAATGTTTGAAATCACTGTCCTTTCCATCGCTGCGCTCGGAATATTCGCGATGATCAAACTGCGTTTGACGGGGAGGAAAGATAAATCATGAAGCAAAATGACCTAATTCTTCAAACGGTTACGAAAGTCGCCGCCTTTGTTATCCTGCTGTTCGCGGTTGCCATCTTTTTAGGCGGGCATTATTCGCCAGGAGGCGGGTTTGTCGGCGGTTTAATGACTTCAGCCGCCATAGTCCTGCTGTTGCTCGCTTTCGACATTAAGACCGTTACCGGCATCTTGCCGATTGACTATAAGTTAATGATCGGTTCAGGCTTGCTCATATCAAGCTTGACCGTAGCCGGTGGGCTGGCGTTTGGGGTGCCCCTCATGACACATGTTTATCATTATGTTGATTTACCGCTTCTTGGGCACATTTCGCTTCATACCGCGGTACTTTTTGATCTGGGTGTTTATCTTGTGGTTGTTGGTGTAACGATGACCATTATTCAAACGATAGGGGAGAGTGAATAATGGAACTTTTAATGGCCATTGTCATTGGAATACTATTTATGTGTGCAACATATTTAATGCTTTCCAAAAGCATTTTAAGAATCATAATCGGTACTGGGCTGCTTAGTCACGGCGCCCACCTTTTGATATTGACGATGGGCGGTTTGAAAGGCGGTTCCGTTCCATTGCTGAGTGATGAAGCCGCATCCTATGTCGATCCGCTTCCGCAAGCGCTTATCTTGACGGCGATCGTCATCAGTTTCGGGGTCACATCATTTCTGCTGGTACTTGCATACCGGACCTACCAGGAACTCGGTACGGATGACATGGATGAAATGAGAGGTACGGAAGCGAATGAATAATCTAACTTTCATGCCTGTTTTATGGCCGCTTTTCACAGGCATCTTTCTCATTTTCTTTGCAAAAAAAATCAAACTCCAAAGAGGGATATCCCTTTTTTCTTCTCTAATAGGAATTGCGATTTCCCTTTATCTAGTGTTTACGGTCCATACTCAAGGGATCTTGACTTTAGGTGTCGGCAGCTGGGATGCGCCATTCGGGATCGTGATCGTCGCAGATATGCTTTCTTCGCTGCTCGTACTGACCACGAATATCATTGGATTGGCCATACTGCTTTACTCGTTTTATTCCATAGGGGAGGAACGTGAAAGACATTATTATTATCCTGTATTTCAATTTTTGCTGATTGGTGTAAACGGTGCCTTCCTTACGGGGGATCTTTTCAATCTATTCGTTTTCTTCGAAGTCATGCTGATGGCTTCCTACGTGCTGCTTGTACTGGGAGGGACGAAAATCCAGCTGAGGGAATCATTGAAGTATATCATCGTCAATGTGCTTTCTTCTTCCTTTTTCGTCATCATGGTGGCGTACCTTTATTCAGTTCTAGGAACATTGAACATGGCGGACATCAGCCAGAAGATAGCGGAAGTCAACCAGCCTGGAATCGTCTCGGTGATAGCGATTGGCTTTTTGATCGTATTCGGTTTGAAGGGAGCCATTTTCCCGCTCTTCCAATGGCTCCCTGGGTCCTATTATGCTCCGCCCATTCCCGTGATGGCCCTATTCGGGGCATTGCTGACAAAGGTCGGGATCTATTCCATTTTCAGGACCTATACACTCATGTTTTATCATGACCAGGATTTCACCCATACTTTCCTTGCGATACTTGCCATCTTGACCATCATCATCGGTGTCATTGGTGCGATAGCTTATTGGGATGTAAAAAAAATAATCATTTACAATATCATCATCGCTGTCGGGGTTATCCTGTTCGGCATCTCCGTCATGAATGAACAGGCTTTATCAGGCTCCATTCTATATATCATTCATGACATGCTGATCAAGGCTGCACTCTTCCTGCTGGTTGGCATCATGATCAAAATCAGCGGATCGGATGATTTGCGGGACATGGGCGGCTTGATCAAGCAATACCCGGCCGTTGCATGGACCTTCTTCATAGCTGCCATATCATTGGCGGGAATCCCGCCGTTCAGCGGTTTCGCCGGCAAGCTCCTGATTCTTCAGGGAGCTGCCGAAAAAGGGGACTACTTTGGAATGGCCATTGTCTTACTTTCAAGTTTGATGGTCCTATATTCCGTCATGAAAATATTCATGAATGGCTTTTGGGGAACTCCGAAAGCTGATTATACCTTAACTAATCAAACGGTTAATAAAATGCTGGTCCCTGCCGTCATTCTTGTGATCATTTCCGTTTTATTCGGAGTAGGGATTGAATCGATTTACCCATTCATTTCACAAGCTGTAGATTCATTAATGAATCCCGAAATCTATAACAAAGCGGTTTT
This sequence is a window from Brevibacillus sp. JNUCC-41. Protein-coding genes within it:
- a CDS encoding Na+/H+ antiporter subunit D, which gives rise to MNNLTFMPVLWPLFTGIFLIFFAKKIKLQRGISLFSSLIGIAISLYLVFTVHTQGILTLGVGSWDAPFGIVIVADMLSSLLVLTTNIIGLAILLYSFYSIGEERERHYYYPVFQFLLIGVNGAFLTGDLFNLFVFFEVMLMASYVLLVLGGTKIQLRESLKYIIVNVLSSSFFVIMVAYLYSVLGTLNMADISQKIAEVNQPGIVSVIAIGFLIVFGLKGAIFPLFQWLPGSYYAPPIPVMALFGALLTKVGIYSIFRTYTLMFYHDQDFTHTFLAILAILTIIIGVIGAIAYWDVKKIIIYNIIIAVGVILFGISVMNEQALSGSILYIIHDMLIKAALFLLVGIMIKISGSDDLRDMGGLIKQYPAVAWTFFIAAISLAGIPPFSGFAGKLLILQGAAEKGDYFGMAIVLLSSLMVLYSVMKIFMNGFWGTPKADYTLTNQTVNKMLVPAVILVIISVLFGVGIESIYPFISQAVDSLMNPEIYNKAVLKE
- a CDS encoding Na(+)/H(+) antiporter subunit C — its product is MELLMAIVIGILFMCATYLMLSKSILRIIIGTGLLSHGAHLLILTMGGLKGGSVPLLSDEAASYVDPLPQALILTAIVISFGVTSFLLVLAYRTYQELGTDDMDEMRGTEANE
- a CDS encoding Na(+)/H(+) antiporter subunit B, whose protein sequence is MKQNDLILQTVTKVAAFVILLFAVAIFLGGHYSPGGGFVGGLMTSAAIVLLLLAFDIKTVTGILPIDYKLMIGSGLLISSLTVAGGLAFGVPLMTHVYHYVDLPLLGHISLHTAVLFDLGVYLVVVGVTMTIIQTIGESE